ACGGCGATCGAGGCCGGCTGGGATCGCGAGGTGCACGCCGCGATCGACCGCGCGTTCCCCGGATCGCGGCTGCGCCTGCCGATGGCCGACGGCCGCATGAGCGTCTCGCTCGAGCAGCCCGGCCTCTTGCGTCCGCTCGCGGCGCCCGAGCTCTCCGACGGCACGCTGCAGTACCTGCTGCTCGTCGCCGCGCTGCTGTCGGCCGAGAAGCCGAGCCTCGTCGTGCTGAACGAGCCCGAGCGCAGCCTGCACGTCGACCTCGTCGAGCCGCTCGCCGCGCTCGTGCGGCAGGCCGCCGAGGCGACGCAGGTCGTGGTCGTCACGCACCAGCAGCGGCTGGCGGATGCGCTCGGCGGCACGCGCGTCGAGCTCGAGAAGCACGACGGCGAGACGCTCGTCGCCGGCCGCGAGGGGCCGCTCGACCGACCGGCCTGGCACTGGCCGAAGCGCTGACGGCCCGTAGCGTGGAGCGCATGAGCGTCCACGCGAGCGTCAGCGCAGCCTTCGGCACGCACGTCACGATCGACGGCACCGACTCCATCCATGCATACGCGCTCGTCTGGTGGGCGCGCGTGCACGGGCCGGAGGGCGATGTCCCCGCGGTCGTGAAGCGCACCTGGGGCTCGGGGCAGCATGCCCTCGAGGCGTGGCAGCGGGCGCTCGTGGCGCGCGGCATCCGCACGGTCGAGCCGCTGCTGTCGCCCGTCGCGGTGCAGGTCGACGGCGACGACGAGGCGCGCACCGAACGGTGGGTCGCGTACCCGCGGCTCCACGGACGCGGCTGGGACGGATCCGTCGACGACGTCCGGGCGGCCGGCAGGCTGCTGGGCGCCATGCACGCCGCATCCGCCGACCTGGTCGTCGACGACTTCCCCGCCTTCGAGTGGGGATCGGATGCGCCGGCGTCGATCGCCGACGACGTCGAGGCCGTCCGTGCGTCCGCCGCGGAGCATTGGCCGAGCGCCGACCCTGCCGCATGGATCGCGGCGCTGCGCCGATTCCCGACGACGCTCGCGACCGTGCGAGACGCCGCGCTGCCGCTCATGCCCTGCTCGCTCGACCACCGTGCCGCGAACCTGCTCTTCGATGCCGAAGGTGCGCTGACGTTCGACCTCGAGAACGCTGCGCTGGCACCGCGGATCCTCGACCTCGCGGTCGCGGTGCTGCTGTTCCCGCTCGAGGACGCGGGCTCGGCGGGGCGGTCGCTCTCACGAGACGAGTGGCGCGCGTTCCTCGCCGCCTACCTCGAGCGAGCGCCTCGGCTCACGAGCCTCGAGCGCGACCTGTGGCCGATGGCGGTCGAGTACATGCGGCTGGAATGGGGCACGTGGCACCTGACCGAGGGCGTCGAGCCCGAGCCGGCGAACCTCGGCTACCTCGAGGACCTGCTCACGCTCGACGGCGACCGGTACGCCCTGCCCTGAGGTCGCGGCGCGACTGCGTCAAGGCCGCGCGCGCCGAACGGCATCGCCGTAGCGTCGCGGAGATGGCAACGCATCGACATGACGTCCTGGTGATCGGCGCCGGCAACGGCGGACTCGCGACGGCGGCACGGCTGCGACGCAAGGGGTGCCCTGACGTCGGGCTCGTCGAACCGTCGACGCGGCACGTGTACAAGCCGCTGCAGAACTACGTGGGCCTCGGCCTCGCGGATGCGAGCGAGCTCGAGCGCCCGCAGGCCGACCTCATCCCCGATGGCGTGACGTGGCATCGCACGGCGGCGGTCGCGATCGATCCCGTGACGCGCGTCGTGACGTGCGCGGACGGCACCGAGGTCGCGGGCGCCGACGTCGTGCTGGCGCCCGGCATGGCGATCGACTGGGATGCGATCCCCGGCGCGGCCGAGGCGCTGCAGCAGGGCTGGGCCATCTCGACGTTCGACGACGCGCTGCTCGATCGCGCATGGGAGCGCATCCGCACGATGCAGCGCGGCACCGCGATCTTCACCCTGCACGGCCAGCCTGCGTCGGGCCGCGAGACGGCGATGAAGCCGCTGCTGCTCGCGTGCGACCTCTGGCGACGCACGGGCGTGCTCGACGCCATCGACGTCACGCTCGTGCACGACGAGCCGCAGCTGCACGCGATCGCGGCGATCGACGCCGAATGGCGCAGGCACCTCGACGACCTCGGCGTCGAGGTGCGGCTCGGCACACGCGTCGCGGCGATCGAGGGCGACGAGGTCGTGCTCGCGACCGATGGCGTCGAGACGCGGCAGCACGTCGACCTGCTGCACCTGCTGCCGCCCTACGTCGCCTCGCCGCTCGTCGCGGCATCCGGGCTCGATGCCCCGAGCACCGACGGCTTCGCCGACGTCGACCCCGAGACGCTGCGGCACCGCACGCATCCGCGCATCTGGACGATCGGCGACACCGCCGCGCTCGGCGACGCGCGCACGGGCGGGGCGCTGCGGCACCAGACGCGCATCGTGGTGGAGAACATCCGCCGCCAGCGTGCCGGCGACGACCTCGACCGGTACGACGGCTACACGGTCGCACCGGTCGCGACCGCGAAGGGCCGCCTCTCGTTCGCGGAGTACGACCGCAGCGGTTCGCTGCGCAGGTCGCTGCCCGCGCGCGTCCGCGACGAGCTGCGCGCCCACCGCGCCTGGTACGTGCTCGACCGGCACGTGCTGCCGCGGCTCTACTGGCGCGGCATCGTGCGCGGCCGCGCCTGACCGTCGATGCGCCTGACCGTCGATGCGCCTGACCGTCGACGCCCCTGAGCGCCGAGGCACCGCGCGCGATCGCTAGCCTGGCGGCACCGAAGGAAGGTGCCCGCGTGGCCGACATCGACATCCGCCCCCTGCCCGCCATGCGCATCGCCGCGGCGACCGACGTCGTGCCCGTCGATGCCGTCGCGGGCGTCGTCGAGGCGCTGTTCCAGGAGGTGCAGGCCGTCTTCGGGCATGCGCCGGGTGCGCAGGACGTGCCGATCGCGACGTACGCGTTCGACGGCGACCGCATGCGCGTCGCCGCCGGGTACCTCGTGGGCATGCTCGTGCCGGAGGGGCTCGAGGACGTCGAGCTCGACGCCGAGGAGCAGGTGGCGACGCTCGAGCACCACGGCCCGATGGCGGGCGTGACGGCGACGTGGGAGGCGCTGCACGGTGCGATCGCCGAGCGCGGCCTCGTGCCGAGCGGCGTCGCCCGCGAGCGGTACGTGCGCGCCGCCTCCGCGGATCAGGCCGACTGGATCGTCGAGCTGCAGCAGCCGGTGCGCCCCGCCTGAGTCGGTGGCCTGCGAGCCTCAGAACAGGGGAGCGGGTGCGTCGACGGGCTCGACGGGCCGTGACGGCAGCTGCTGCGCGCCGCGTCGGGGCGCGTTGCGCACGAAGTTCGTGCCCAAGCCCTCGGACATGCGCGTGCGCAGCAGGCCGTGGCGCCGCGCGAGCGGCACCGTGCGCTCGCGCAGCCAGTCGCGATACTCACGGCACGCGTACGCGCCGCCGCCGTAGATGCGGCGGTACTGGTCGACGAGGTGCGGGTGCTCGGCCTCGAGCCACTGCAGGTACCACTCGCGCGCGCCGGGACGCAGGTGCAGCGACGTGGTGGCGACGCCCGTGGCACCCGCATCCGCGATCGCCGCGTACGCGCGCTCGAGGTGCGCGCGCGTGTCGGTGAGCCCGGGCAGCACGGGCATGAGGAAGACCTCGCAGTCGAGCCCCGCCTCGCGCACGGCGCGCACGGTCGCGAGCCGCGCCGACGTCGAGGGCGTGCCGGGCTCGACCGACTGCTGCAGCGCGTCGTCGAACACCGCGATCGACATGGCGATCGACACGGGCACCTCCTTCGCGAGCTCGGCGAGCAGCGGCACGTCGCGTCGCAGCAGCGTGCCCTTCGTGAGGATGGCGATGGATGCGCCGTGCTCGGCGAGCGCGCGCAGGATGCCCGGCATGAGCCGGTAGCGGCCCTCCGCCCGCTGGTACGGGTCGGTGTTCGTGCCGAGGTGCACGCGGTCGACGTCGCGCCTCGTGGTGCGCAGCTCGCGCTCGAGCACCTCGACGACGTTGGCCTTCACGACGATGCGCGAGTCGAAGTCGCGGCCCGAGTCGAGGTCGAGGTACCGATGCGTGTCGCGGGCGAAGCAGTAGACGCACGCGTGCTGGCAGCCGCGGTACGGGTTGATGGTCCACGCGCCGCCCATGAACCCGCCGCCCGCGACGTGGTTGAGCGCGCTGCGCGCCGTGACCTCCATGAACGCCATGCCGTCGAACCCGGGCGTCGGCCACGACTCGAGCGTCGCGCTGCGCTCCTCGAATCCGGGCAGCGCGTCGGCGTCGACGTGCGTCGCCTGCTGAGCCTCCCACCGCATGGCAGCGATTCGAACATACGTTCGAACGATGCGCAAGGCGGCGCGCCGTAGGCTCGACGGGTGCTGGGGCGACGCTTCGAGGTGTGGGGCGTCGCCGTCGCATTCGCCGTCGCTGCGCTCGCCACCGCGATCGGCGTGCGCGACGGCTGGACCGGCGTCGTCGATGCGGCGGCGTGGATCTCGGCGGTCGCGACCGTGCCGACGCTCGGCGTCGCAGGCTTCGCGCACGCGATCGCGATGCGGCGCATGCAGCGCGTCAAGGTGCACGACCTCGCGATCGCGGGCGTCGGCATCCTCGCCACCGCGATCGTCGTCGTGGCCATCGTGCTCGCGCCGACGCGCCCCGATCTCGCGACGGGGCTGCTGCACTGCTGCTGGCCCGCGTGGATCCTGGGCCTCGCGTTCGCGGCGTACCTGCTGCACGCCGCGACCTCCCGGCCGCTCGCACCCGGCATGACGCCGCGCACGATCGTGGTGCTGGGTGGCGCCCTCAAGGGCAGGCACGTCGGCCCGCTGCTGCGCCGGCGCGTCGAGCGCGCCGCGACCCTCTGGCACGCAGGAGACGCGAACGTGCGGATGGTCGTGTCGGGCGGGCAGGGCCGCGACGAGCCGCGCAGCGAGGCCGAGGCGATGGCCGAGCACCTCGTGGAGGCGTGCGGCGTGCCCGAGGATGCGATCGACCTCGAAGACCGGTCGACGTCGACCGAGGAGAACCTCGCGCTCACGCGTGCGCTCGGCGCCCCAGAGCCGTGGCTCGTCGTGACGAGCGAGTACCACGTGCCCCGCACGCGCGTGCTGCTGCAGCGTCTCGGCATCGCGGGCGACGCGATCGACTCGTGGTCGAGCCCCGTCTACCGACCCGGCGCGCTCGTGCGGGAGCTCGCCGCGACCGTGCGGCCCGCGCGCGGCACGCTGCTCGTGCTCGGCGGCCTCGCGGTCGCGACGACGATCGTCGGCGTGGCCCGCACGGCCGGGCTCGTCGGCTGACCGGCTGGCACGGCGACCGTAGGCTGGACGGATGCCCGGGCCTCTCACGCTGGCGCTCGCGATCGTCGGCGTCGTGCTCGCCGCACGCGACGCTCGCCGGCTCGCGCCCGGCATCCTGCTGACCCTCGCGGCGACGTCGCTCGTCACGACGCTGGCCTCGACGTTCGTCACGGCCCTCGGCGACGTCGGCGACGTGCTGGGGGTCGACGACGGCACGAACCTGCTCGTGCAGGCGGCGCTCGTCGTGGGCGTGCCCGCGCTCGCAGGGCTCGTGCTCGGCGCGGCGCTCGTCGTGAACGGCGTGCTCATGCTGCTGCGCGAGCGTCGCTCGCCCGCGCACCTGCTCTCGCTCGCGGGCGGCGTCGCGATCCTCGCCCTCTACGCGCTCGGCTGGGTCACGATCGCCGGCGAGCTCGGCGGCGTCGTCGTGCTCGTGGTCGTGCTCGCCGCGCCGATCGGGTACCTCGGCCTCGTGCTGCTCGCCTACCTCCTCTGGTCGCTCGTCTACGCACGCATCGCCTCCCGCGCGCCCGTCGCCGCGGCGGTCGTCGTGCTGGGCGCGGGCCTCGTCGACGGTCGCGTCTCGCCGCTGCTCGCCGCCCGCGTCGCGCGCGGCGTCGCGCTCGCCGACGAGGACCCGCGCACGCTGCTCGTGCTGTCGGGCGGACAGGGGCCCGACGAGCCGCGCAGCGAGGCGTCGGCGATGACCGAGCACGCCGAGTCGCTCGGCGTCGCCCGCGAGCGCATCCTGCTCGAGGATGCGTCGACCACGACCGAGGAGAACCTGCGCCTCACGAAGGCGCTGCTCGAGCAGCGCGGCGTGCTCGGGCCGATGACGGTCGTGACGAGCGACTACCACGCGTTCCGCGCCGCGACGCTGCTGCGCACGCTCGGCATCCGGGGCCACGCGCGCGGTGCCCGCACGGCGCGCTACTACCTGCCGAGCGCGCTGCTGCGCGAGTACGTCGCGCTGCTGCGCGACCACCTGCGCGTGCACGCCGCGATCGTCGGCGTGCTGCTCGTGCCGTTCGCGGCGCTGCTCGTGCTGACGCTCGTGCGCCTCGTCGGCGGCTGACGCCGGCACGACGCCGCGACCGTCGACGCGATCCGCTCGTAGGATGGACGCATCCCCTTCCTCCGAGCTGGAGACGCATGTCCGACATCACCCGCGAGCAGGTCGAGCACCTCGCCGGCCTCTCGCGCATCGCCCTCACCGACGAGGAGATCGAGAGCCTCACGACCGAGCTCTCGGCCATCGTCGACGCCATCGCGACCGTCTCGGAGGCCGTCGGCGACGACGTGCCCGCGACGAGCCACCCCGTGCCGCTCGCGAACGTGACGCGCGCCGACGTCGAGGGCGCGACCCTCAGCCACGCCGAGGCGTTCGCCGGGGCGCCGAGCCACGACGGCGAGCGCTTCCGCGTCTCCGCGATCCTGGGGGAGGAGCAGTGACCTCGCAGGACCTCACGCGCATCTCCGGCGCCGACCTCGCCGGCCTCCTCGCCGCGGGCGAGGTGTCGAGCGTCGAGGCGACGCAGGCGCACCTCGACCGCATCGCCGCCGTCGACGGCGAGCTGCACGCCTTCCTGCACGTCAACGCCGGCGCCCTCGACGAGGCGCGCGCGATCGACGAGCGCCGCGCGGCCGGCGAGCAGCTGCACGAGCTCGCGGGCGCGCCCGTCGCCATCAAGGACGTGCTCTGCACGATCGGCATGCCGTCGACGTCGGGCTCGCGCATCCTCGAGGGCTGGGTGCCGCCGTACGACGCGACGCCCGTCGCGCGCCTGAAGGCCGCGGGCCTCGTCGCGCTCGGCAAGACGAACATGGACGAGTTCGCCATGGGCTCGTCGACCGAGCACTCGGCGTACGGCCCCACGCGCAACCCGTGGGACCTCGAGCGCATCCCCGGCGGCTCGGGCGGCGGCTCGGCCGCAGCCGTCGCCGCCTTCGAGGCGCCCTTCGCGCTCGGCTCCGACACCGGAGGCTCGATCCGCCAGCCCGCTGCAGTCACCGGCTCGGTCGGCGTGAAGCCCACGTACGGCGGCGTGAGCCGCTACGGCGCCATCGCGCTCGCGTCGAGCCTCGACCAGGTCGGCCCCGTGTCGCGCACCGTGCTCGACTCGGCGCTCATCCACGACGTCATCGGCGGTCACGACCCGCACGACTCCACGTCGCTGCAGCGCGAGTGGCCGTCGTTCGCCGCCGCCGCACGCGAGGGCGCCGCATCCGGGTCGCTCGCGGGCCTCAAGGTCGGCGTCATCCGCGAGCTCGACACCGACGGCATCGCCTCCGACGTCGCACAGCGCTTCCACGAGACCGTCGCGCTCATCGAGCGCGCGGGCGGCGAGGTCGTCGAGGTGTCGATGCCGAGCGTCGAGCACGCCGTCGCCGCGTACTACCTCATCCTCCCCGCCGAGGCCTCCTCGAACCTCGCCCGCTTCGACTCCGTGCGCTTCGGCCTGCGCGTCGAGCAGGGCGGCACGGTCGAGGACGTCATGGCCGCGTCGCGCGAGGCCGGCTTCGGCCCCGAGGTGAAGCGCCGCATCATCCTCGGCACGTACGCGCTGAGCGCCGGCTACTACGACGCCTACTACGGCTCGGCCCAGAAGGTGCGCACGCTCATCCAGCGCGACTTCGACGCGGCGTTCGCCGCCGCCGACGTGCTCATCTCGCCGTCCGCGCCGACGACGGCGTTCAAGCTCGGCGAGAAGATCGACGACCCGCTCGCGATGTACGCCAACGACATCACGACGATCCCCGCGAACCTCGCGGGCATCCCCGGCATGTCGATCCCCATGGGCCTCGGCGACGACGGCATGCCGGTCGGCCTGCAGCTGCTGGCACCGCACTTCGAGGACGTGCGGCTGTACCGCACGGGCGCGACGATCGAGGCGCTGCTCGCCGAGCAGTGGGGCGGCATCCTCGCCGCGAAGGCACCGGAGCTGACGGAGGTCGCACGATGAAGGACCGCCTGATGGACTTCGACGAGGCCCTCGAGCGCTACGAGCCCGTGCTCGGCTTCGAGGTGCACGTCGAGCTCGGCACGCGCACGAAGATGTTCTCGGCCGCGCCGAACCCCGCGCATCCCGACCACCACGACGCGGCGCCGAACACGCTCATCGACCCGCTGAGCCTCGGCCTGCCCGGCAGCCTGCCCGTCGTGAACGACGAGGCCATCCGGTACTCGATCTCGCTGGGGCTCGCGCTCGGCTGCGAGATCGCCGAGTCGAGCCGCTTCGCGCGCAAGAACTACTACTACCCGGACACGCCGAAGAACTACCAGATCTCGCAGTACGACGAGCCCATCGCGTTCGAGGGCTCCGTCGAGGTGCAGCTGGCCGACGGTCGCCTCATCGACATCCCGATCGAGCGCGCGCACATGGAGGAGGACGCCGGCAAGCTCACGCACGTCGGCGGCGCCACCGGCCGCATCCAGGGCGCCGAGTACTCGCTCGTCGACTACAACCGCGCAGGCGTGCCGCTCGTCGAGATCGTCACGAAGCCGATCATGGGCGCCGAGCACTCGGCACCCGAGATCGCGAAGGCCTACGTGGCGGCGGTGCGCGACATCGTGCTGTCGCTCGGCATCTCCGAGGCACGCATGGAGCGCGGCAACCTGCGCTGCGACGCCAACGTGTCGCTGCGCCCGCGCGGTCAAGAGAAGCTCGGCACGCGCACCGAGACGAAGAACGTGAACTCGATGCGCTCCGTCGAGCGCGCCGTGCGCTACGAGATCCAGCGGCAGGCCGCGATCCTCGCCGCCGGCGGCTCGATCCGCCAAGAGACGCGCCACTGGCACGAGGACACCGGCACGACCAGCCCCGGTCGCCCGAAGTCCGACGCCGACGACTACCGGTACTTCCCCGAGCCCGACCTGCTGCCCGTGCAGCCGAGCCGCGAGCTCGTCGAGCAGCTGCGCGCCGCGCTGCCCGAGCAGCCCGCCGTGCGTCGTCGCCGTCTGCAGGCCGACTGGGGCTTCACCGACCTCGAGCTGCAGGACGTCGTCAACGCCGGCCTGCTCGACACGATCGAGGCGACGGTCGCCGCGGGCGCGACGCCCGCTGCGGCGCGCAAGTGGTGGACGGGCGAGCTCGCTCGCGTCGCCAACGAGCGCGGCGTGGATGCGTCGAGCCTCGTGACGCCCGAGCACGTGGCCGAGCTGCAGCGGCTCGTCGACGAGGGCACGCTCACCGACCGACTCGCGCGCCAGGCGCTCGAGGGCGTCGTCGCGGGCGAGGGCTCGCCGACGGAGGTCGCCGCCGCCCGTGGGCTGCAGGTCGTCTCCGACGAGGGCGCGCTCGTCGCCGCCGTCGACGAGGCCCTCGCGGCCCAGCCCGACGTGCTCGCGAAGATCCAGGACGGCAAGGTGCAGGCCGCCGGCGCCGTCATCGGCGCCGTCATGAAGGCGATGCGCGGGCAGGCCGACGCCGCCCGCGTGCGCGAGATCGTGCTGGAGCGCGCCGCGCAGTCGTAGCGCGCAGCGCATCCGCGCACCGATGGGGCCTCGGCGACACGCCGAGGCCCCATCCGCGTCTCGTACGGGTTCCGAACCACCTTCTTGCGTGTTCGTCAAGGGCCTCCGCCCGCTTCGTCATAGGCGGCGCCAAGGTGCGAGGGTCGTCTGTGACGGGGCACCCCCGAGCGGCTCATGAGGCCGCGGCCCCCAACGGAAGGAACGCACCATGGGAATCATCGGTTGGATCGTCCTCGGCCTCGTGGCCGGCGCCATCGCGAAGCTGATCCTCCCCGGCAAGCAGGGTGGCGGCTGGATCGTCACCCTCATCCTGGGCATCGTCGGAGCGCTCCTCGGAGGCTTCCTCGGCTCCGTGCTCTTCAACGCACCGCTCGAGGACTTCTTCTCGATCCAGACGTGGCTGCTGGCCATCGGCGGCTCGATCATCGTGCTGCTGATCTACGGCCTCCTCACGCGAGGCAGCCGCGGCAAGACGCGCGCGTAGCCTGCAGAGCACGAAGGGGGTCGACCGGATGGTCGACCCCCTTCGTCGTGTCTGGAGCGCGTCTGCTCAGGCGAGCGCCGCCAGCTCGTCGACCATGTCGAGGTCGGTCATGTCGAGGCACTGCAGGTAGACGCGCTCGGCCCCCATCGCGCGCACCTCGGCGAGACGGTCGGCGGCCTCGGCGGGCGTGCCGGCGATGCCGTGCTCGCGCAGCTCGGCGGGCTCGCGGCCGATGGCGGCGGCGCG
The sequence above is a segment of the Agrococcus jejuensis genome. Coding sequences within it:
- a CDS encoding phosphotransferase enzyme family protein, with product MSVHASVSAAFGTHVTIDGTDSIHAYALVWWARVHGPEGDVPAVVKRTWGSGQHALEAWQRALVARGIRTVEPLLSPVAVQVDGDDEARTERWVAYPRLHGRGWDGSVDDVRAAGRLLGAMHAASADLVVDDFPAFEWGSDAPASIADDVEAVRASAAEHWPSADPAAWIAALRRFPTTLATVRDAALPLMPCSLDHRAANLLFDAEGALTFDLENAALAPRILDLAVAVLLFPLEDAGSAGRSLSRDEWRAFLAAYLERAPRLTSLERDLWPMAVEYMRLEWGTWHLTEGVEPEPANLGYLEDLLTLDGDRYALP
- a CDS encoding NAD(P)/FAD-dependent oxidoreductase, whose amino-acid sequence is MATHRHDVLVIGAGNGGLATAARLRRKGCPDVGLVEPSTRHVYKPLQNYVGLGLADASELERPQADLIPDGVTWHRTAAVAIDPVTRVVTCADGTEVAGADVVLAPGMAIDWDAIPGAAEALQQGWAISTFDDALLDRAWERIRTMQRGTAIFTLHGQPASGRETAMKPLLLACDLWRRTGVLDAIDVTLVHDEPQLHAIAAIDAEWRRHLDDLGVEVRLGTRVAAIEGDEVVLATDGVETRQHVDLLHLLPPYVASPLVAASGLDAPSTDGFADVDPETLRHRTHPRIWTIGDTAALGDARTGGALRHQTRIVVENIRRQRAGDDLDRYDGYTVAPVATAKGRLSFAEYDRSGSLRRSLPARVRDELRAHRAWYVLDRHVLPRLYWRGIVRGRA
- a CDS encoding GyrI-like domain-containing protein, translating into MADIDIRPLPAMRIAAATDVVPVDAVAGVVEALFQEVQAVFGHAPGAQDVPIATYAFDGDRMRVAAGYLVGMLVPEGLEDVELDAEEQVATLEHHGPMAGVTATWEALHGAIAERGLVPSGVARERYVRAASADQADWIVELQQPVRPA
- a CDS encoding Rv2578c family radical SAM protein; the encoded protein is MRWEAQQATHVDADALPGFEERSATLESWPTPGFDGMAFMEVTARSALNHVAGGGFMGGAWTINPYRGCQHACVYCFARDTHRYLDLDSGRDFDSRIVVKANVVEVLERELRTTRRDVDRVHLGTNTDPYQRAEGRYRLMPGILRALAEHGASIAILTKGTLLRRDVPLLAELAKEVPVSIAMSIAVFDDALQQSVEPGTPSTSARLATVRAVREAGLDCEVFLMPVLPGLTDTRAHLERAYAAIADAGATGVATTSLHLRPGAREWYLQWLEAEHPHLVDQYRRIYGGGAYACREYRDWLRERTVPLARRHGLLRTRMSEGLGTNFVRNAPRRGAQQLPSRPVEPVDAPAPLF
- a CDS encoding YdcF family protein, encoding MLGRRFEVWGVAVAFAVAALATAIGVRDGWTGVVDAAAWISAVATVPTLGVAGFAHAIAMRRMQRVKVHDLAIAGVGILATAIVVVAIVLAPTRPDLATGLLHCCWPAWILGLAFAAYLLHAATSRPLAPGMTPRTIVVLGGALKGRHVGPLLRRRVERAATLWHAGDANVRMVVSGGQGRDEPRSEAEAMAEHLVEACGVPEDAIDLEDRSTSTEENLALTRALGAPEPWLVVTSEYHVPRTRVLLQRLGIAGDAIDSWSSPVYRPGALVRELAATVRPARGTLLVLGGLAVATTIVGVARTAGLVG
- a CDS encoding YdcF family protein, producing MPGPLTLALAIVGVVLAARDARRLAPGILLTLAATSLVTTLASTFVTALGDVGDVLGVDDGTNLLVQAALVVGVPALAGLVLGAALVVNGVLMLLRERRSPAHLLSLAGGVAILALYALGWVTIAGELGGVVVLVVVLAAPIGYLGLVLLAYLLWSLVYARIASRAPVAAAVVVLGAGLVDGRVSPLLAARVARGVALADEDPRTLLVLSGGQGPDEPRSEASAMTEHAESLGVARERILLEDASTTTEENLRLTKALLEQRGVLGPMTVVTSDYHAFRAATLLRTLGIRGHARGARTARYYLPSALLREYVALLRDHLRVHAAIVGVLLVPFAALLVLTLVRLVGG
- the gatC gene encoding Asp-tRNA(Asn)/Glu-tRNA(Gln) amidotransferase subunit GatC yields the protein MSDITREQVEHLAGLSRIALTDEEIESLTTELSAIVDAIATVSEAVGDDVPATSHPVPLANVTRADVEGATLSHAEAFAGAPSHDGERFRVSAILGEEQ
- the gatA gene encoding Asp-tRNA(Asn)/Glu-tRNA(Gln) amidotransferase subunit GatA, with amino-acid sequence MTSQDLTRISGADLAGLLAAGEVSSVEATQAHLDRIAAVDGELHAFLHVNAGALDEARAIDERRAAGEQLHELAGAPVAIKDVLCTIGMPSTSGSRILEGWVPPYDATPVARLKAAGLVALGKTNMDEFAMGSSTEHSAYGPTRNPWDLERIPGGSGGGSAAAVAAFEAPFALGSDTGGSIRQPAAVTGSVGVKPTYGGVSRYGAIALASSLDQVGPVSRTVLDSALIHDVIGGHDPHDSTSLQREWPSFAAAAREGAASGSLAGLKVGVIRELDTDGIASDVAQRFHETVALIERAGGEVVEVSMPSVEHAVAAYYLILPAEASSNLARFDSVRFGLRVEQGGTVEDVMAASREAGFGPEVKRRIILGTYALSAGYYDAYYGSAQKVRTLIQRDFDAAFAAADVLISPSAPTTAFKLGEKIDDPLAMYANDITTIPANLAGIPGMSIPMGLGDDGMPVGLQLLAPHFEDVRLYRTGATIEALLAEQWGGILAAKAPELTEVAR
- the gatB gene encoding Asp-tRNA(Asn)/Glu-tRNA(Gln) amidotransferase subunit GatB; amino-acid sequence: MKDRLMDFDEALERYEPVLGFEVHVELGTRTKMFSAAPNPAHPDHHDAAPNTLIDPLSLGLPGSLPVVNDEAIRYSISLGLALGCEIAESSRFARKNYYYPDTPKNYQISQYDEPIAFEGSVEVQLADGRLIDIPIERAHMEEDAGKLTHVGGATGRIQGAEYSLVDYNRAGVPLVEIVTKPIMGAEHSAPEIAKAYVAAVRDIVLSLGISEARMERGNLRCDANVSLRPRGQEKLGTRTETKNVNSMRSVERAVRYEIQRQAAILAAGGSIRQETRHWHEDTGTTSPGRPKSDADDYRYFPEPDLLPVQPSRELVEQLRAALPEQPAVRRRRLQADWGFTDLELQDVVNAGLLDTIEATVAAGATPAAARKWWTGELARVANERGVDASSLVTPEHVAELQRLVDEGTLTDRLARQALEGVVAGEGSPTEVAAARGLQVVSDEGALVAAVDEALAAQPDVLAKIQDGKVQAAGAVIGAVMKAMRGQADAARVREIVLERAAQS
- a CDS encoding GlsB/YeaQ/YmgE family stress response membrane protein, which codes for MGIIGWIVLGLVAGAIAKLILPGKQGGGWIVTLILGIVGALLGGFLGSVLFNAPLEDFFSIQTWLLAIGGSIIVLLIYGLLTRGSRGKTRA